One Chromobacterium paludis genomic window carries:
- a CDS encoding M48 family metalloprotease gives MMKRSLLCALLASVLAQPLSVRADLPDLGEVSDASLSLSDEARIGRNAWRAMREAGDVLDDAEVNGYLNDIGSRLAAAAAVPGVHFTYFCVADPGINAFAMPGGYVGVNIGLLLATQSEGELAGVLGHETAHVAQRHIARMQAANSATSPLLLLGTIVAAALAAKAGNGEGAVGAVSAGMGLSISRQLAFSRDFEREADRVGMQYMAAAGFDVRNMASFFQRLDQASRYSDTSAFAFLRTHPVTVERISEAENRALSYPVKMRADSTDYLLVREKLRTLTMAPEEAVSYYNNTLARGLYLSEGANWYGLARAKLLQHDRAGATEALAKARAKLPDNAMLYGLEVEIARDSRDWAGAAKAARAGLAVFPRSEPLLLAQVDVALDSNDRKTAQSLLRQLLDNKRDDPALYRREAKLYADQDPLRYHAALGNAFYYEQRYSAAQEQFQLASKAKGDDFYLRSMVEARLRELGPLAKEERKAERN, from the coding sequence ATGATGAAACGCAGCCTCTTGTGCGCGCTGCTCGCCTCGGTCCTGGCGCAGCCGCTGTCCGTCCGCGCCGACCTGCCCGATCTGGGAGAGGTCTCCGACGCCTCCCTTTCCCTGTCCGACGAGGCGCGCATCGGACGCAACGCTTGGCGCGCCATGCGCGAGGCCGGCGACGTGCTGGACGACGCCGAGGTCAATGGCTATCTCAACGATATCGGCAGCCGCCTGGCCGCCGCCGCCGCGGTGCCTGGCGTGCACTTCACCTATTTCTGCGTGGCTGACCCCGGCATCAACGCTTTCGCCATGCCTGGCGGTTATGTGGGCGTCAACATCGGCCTGCTGCTGGCCACGCAAAGCGAGGGCGAACTGGCCGGCGTGCTGGGCCATGAAACCGCCCACGTCGCCCAGCGCCATATCGCGCGCATGCAGGCGGCCAACAGCGCCACCAGCCCGCTGCTCTTGCTGGGCACCATCGTCGCCGCCGCGCTGGCGGCCAAGGCGGGCAACGGCGAAGGGGCCGTGGGCGCCGTGTCGGCCGGCATGGGGCTGTCCATCTCGCGCCAGTTGGCGTTTTCGCGCGATTTCGAACGCGAGGCCGACCGCGTCGGCATGCAATACATGGCGGCGGCCGGTTTCGACGTGCGCAATATGGCCTCTTTCTTCCAGCGGCTGGACCAGGCCAGCCGCTATAGCGACACCTCCGCCTTCGCCTTCTTGCGCACTCACCCGGTAACGGTGGAGCGGATCAGCGAGGCGGAAAACCGCGCGCTGAGCTATCCGGTGAAAATGCGCGCCGACAGCACGGATTACCTCTTGGTGCGGGAGAAGCTGCGCACCCTCACCATGGCGCCGGAGGAAGCTGTTTCGTATTACAACAACACCTTGGCGCGCGGCCTGTATCTGAGCGAGGGCGCCAACTGGTATGGCCTGGCGCGCGCCAAACTGTTGCAGCACGACCGCGCCGGCGCAACCGAGGCGCTGGCCAAGGCGAGGGCCAAGCTGCCGGACAACGCCATGCTGTATGGCCTGGAAGTGGAGATCGCCCGCGACAGCCGCGACTGGGCCGGCGCGGCGAAGGCGGCGCGCGCCGGACTGGCCGTGTTCCCGCGCAGCGAGCCGCTGCTGCTGGCCCAGGTCGACGTGGCCCTGGACAGCAATGACCGCAAGACGGCGCAGTCGTTGCTGCGCCAGTTGCTGGACAACAAGCGCGATGATCCGGCGCTGTACCGGCGCGAGGCCAAGCTGTATGCCGACCAAGACCCGCTGCGCTACCACGCGGCCTTGGGCAATGCGTTCTATTACGAACAACGCTATAGCGCGGCGCAGGAGCAGTTCCAGCTGGCCAGCAAGGCCAAGGGCGACGATTTTTACCTCCGATCCATGGTGGAAGCGCGGTTGCGCGAGCTTGGCCCCCTGGCCAAGGAGGAGCGCAAGGCTGAGCGCAATTGA
- a CDS encoding DUF2804 domain-containing protein has product MPMLPAAPPRLTLDHGRAAFGVYQGIVPDPDWRGLALTPAQKLTRRLHHKRWQYAALAHRDFFIGFAIIDVGWTGAAFAYLFDRRRREVIAAASASGLPGLGARVQDRVFGDARFKLPGHDFRCRRDGHVLRLALDSRALQLDAEIDLSAATPVLAAVAPANYLAHSTHKSGGVPVRGEARCAAGSFDLAGAVASLDYSNGLLARETQWRWASAHAMGLGFNLQQGFMGDAENAVWLGGRLWRVGAAAFDYRADDPLAPWRVSTADGLVDLTFTPEGARREDKNLLIAASRYVQPIGRFDGELIDPDSGQRHAVRDLVGVTEDHLSRW; this is encoded by the coding sequence ATGCCCATGCTGCCCGCCGCCCCTCCTCGCCTGACCCTGGACCATGGCCGCGCGGCCTTTGGCGTCTATCAGGGCATCGTGCCCGATCCGGACTGGCGCGGCCTGGCGCTGACGCCTGCGCAAAAACTGACGCGGCGGCTGCACCACAAGCGCTGGCAATACGCCGCGCTGGCGCACCGCGACTTCTTCATCGGTTTCGCCATCATCGACGTCGGCTGGACCGGCGCCGCCTTCGCCTATCTGTTCGACCGCCGTCGCCGCGAAGTAATTGCCGCCGCCAGCGCCAGCGGCCTGCCGGGCCTGGGCGCCCGGGTGCAGGACAGGGTGTTCGGCGACGCGCGCTTCAAGCTGCCCGGCCATGATTTCCGCTGCCGCCGCGACGGCCATGTATTGCGGCTGGCCCTGGACAGCCGCGCGCTGCAGCTGGACGCCGAGATCGACCTCTCCGCCGCGACGCCCGTGCTGGCCGCCGTCGCGCCGGCCAACTACCTGGCCCACAGCACGCACAAGAGCGGCGGCGTGCCGGTTCGCGGCGAAGCCCGCTGCGCTGCCGGCAGCTTCGACCTGGCCGGCGCCGTGGCCTCGCTCGACTACTCCAACGGCCTCTTGGCCCGCGAAACGCAATGGCGCTGGGCCAGCGCGCACGCCATGGGGCTGGGCTTCAATCTGCAGCAAGGCTTCATGGGCGACGCGGAGAACGCGGTCTGGCTGGGCGGCAGACTCTGGCGCGTGGGCGCGGCCGCTTTCGACTACCGGGCCGACGACCCGCTCGCGCCCTGGCGCGTCAGCACGGCGGACGGCTTGGTGGACCTGACCTTCACCCCCGAGGGCGCGCGGCGCGAGGACAAGAACCTGCTGATCGCCGCCAGCCGCTACGTGCAGCCCATAGGCCGCTTCGACGGCGAACTGATCGACCCGGACAGCGGCCAGCGCCATGCGGTGCGCGATCTGGTCGGCGTCACCGAGGACCATCTGTCGCGCTGGTGA
- a CDS encoding acetate uptake transporter — MSEKLANPAPLGLMGFGMTTILLNIHNAGFYPISAMILAMGLCYGGLAQIVAGIMEYRRGNTFGVTAFLSYGLFWLSLVLLLTLPKTGLADPTPEGYMGCYLLMWGVFTLFMLAGTMRYPRVKQFVFASLTVLFFLLAARDFTGSALIGMIAGFEGIVCGASAIYLAMATVLNEQYGRTVLPIGAR; from the coding sequence GTGAGTGAAAAACTGGCCAATCCGGCGCCGCTGGGGCTGATGGGCTTCGGCATGACCACCATCCTGCTCAATATCCACAACGCCGGTTTCTATCCTATCAGCGCCATGATTCTGGCCATGGGCCTGTGTTACGGCGGCCTGGCGCAGATCGTGGCCGGCATCATGGAGTATCGCCGCGGCAATACCTTCGGCGTGACCGCTTTTCTGTCTTACGGCCTGTTCTGGCTGAGCCTGGTGCTGTTGCTGACGCTGCCCAAGACCGGGCTGGCCGACCCCACGCCGGAAGGCTATATGGGCTGTTACTTGCTGATGTGGGGCGTGTTCACCTTGTTCATGCTGGCCGGCACCATGCGTTATCCGCGGGTCAAGCAATTCGTGTTCGCGTCGCTGACGGTCCTGTTCTTCCTGCTGGCCGCGCGCGACTTCACCGGCAGCGCCCTGATCGGCATGATCGCGGGCTTCGAGGGCATCGTCTGCGGCGCCAGCGCCATCTACCTGGCGATGGCCACCGTGCTGAACGAGCAGTACGGCCGCACCGTGCTGCCCATAGGCGCGCGCTGA
- a CDS encoding beta-class carbonic anhydrase has product MDRLNTLLEHNRAFVENREYEQFKTDKFPGKGLAILACMDARLVELLPKAMGLKNGDVKLIKNAGALITHQWGSVMRSLIVAVYELRAEEICVVAHHDCGMRAIDPHKVLSHAQERGVSAETIATLRGAGIDLDTWLKGFDNVADSVRHSVQTIRNHPLMPKDIPVHGMVIHPSTGRLEVIVNGYGAEPTAAE; this is encoded by the coding sequence ATGGACCGACTGAATACCCTGCTCGAACACAACCGGGCTTTCGTGGAAAACCGCGAGTACGAGCAATTCAAGACCGACAAATTTCCCGGCAAGGGCCTGGCCATCCTGGCCTGCATGGACGCCCGTCTGGTGGAATTGCTGCCCAAGGCCATGGGCCTGAAGAACGGCGACGTCAAGCTGATCAAGAACGCTGGCGCGCTAATCACCCACCAATGGGGTTCGGTGATGCGCAGCCTGATCGTCGCGGTGTATGAGCTGCGCGCCGAGGAAATCTGCGTGGTGGCGCATCACGATTGCGGCATGCGCGCCATCGACCCGCACAAAGTGCTGAGCCACGCCCAGGAGCGCGGCGTCAGCGCAGAGACCATCGCCACGCTGCGCGGCGCCGGCATCGACCTGGACACCTGGCTCAAGGGCTTCGACAACGTGGCCGACAGCGTGCGCCACTCGGTGCAGACCATACGCAATCACCCGCTGATGCCCAAAGACATCCCGGTGCACGGCATGGTGATCCATCCCTCCACCGGCCGCCTGGAAGTCATCGTCAACGGCTACGGCGCAGAACCCACCGCTGCGGAATGA
- the nadD gene encoding nicotinate-nucleotide adenylyltransferase, protein MTSRIGVFGGTFDPIHHAHLRMARAFAAELDLDQVRLIPAGQPYHRGRGPLASPGQRLDMVQLAIAGDAALSVDDREVRRAKPAYTVDTLRELRRELGEAAELWFLIGGDSLAALDSWKDWRELFRLANLAVAMRPGFDPSDLPAEVFREWRTRQVSDFSNRTASGTIRPLALPPLDLSATALRARLAAGDAVDGLIAPAVLAYIRQHGLYR, encoded by the coding sequence ATGACCTCTCGCATCGGCGTCTTCGGCGGCACCTTCGACCCCATCCATCATGCGCACCTGCGCATGGCGCGCGCCTTCGCCGCCGAGCTGGACCTGGACCAAGTCCGGCTGATCCCCGCCGGACAACCGTATCACCGCGGCCGCGGCCCGCTCGCCAGCCCCGGACAGCGGCTGGACATGGTCCAGCTGGCCATCGCCGGCGACGCCGCGCTCAGCGTCGATGACCGCGAAGTCCGCCGCGCCAAACCCGCCTACACCGTGGACACGCTGCGCGAACTGCGCCGCGAGCTGGGCGAAGCCGCCGAACTGTGGTTCCTGATAGGCGGCGACTCGCTGGCCGCGCTGGACAGCTGGAAAGACTGGCGCGAGCTGTTCCGCCTGGCCAACCTGGCCGTCGCCATGCGGCCCGGCTTCGATCCGAGCGATCTGCCTGCCGAAGTTTTCCGCGAATGGCGGACTCGCCAAGTCTCTGATTTTTCAAATCGAACGGCTTCCGGTACAATCCGCCCCCTGGCCCTGCCCCCGCTCGACCTGTCCGCCACCGCGCTGCGCGCGCGCCTGGCCGCCGGCGACGCGGTGGACGGCTTGATCGCGCCCGCCGTGCTGGCCTATATCCGCCAACACGGCCTATACCGGTAA
- the rsfS gene encoding ribosome silencing factor: MEIQEISKLAVEALEDVKGKDIIELDTSNLTSLFQRMIVATGDSNRQVKALANSVQVKLKEAGVDIVGSEGHESGEWVLVDAGDVVVHVMLPAVRDYYDIEALWGGQKPSFAAGHGKPWSAV, from the coding sequence ATGGAAATCCAAGAAATCAGCAAACTGGCAGTGGAAGCCCTGGAAGACGTCAAGGGCAAGGACATCATCGAGCTGGATACCAGCAATCTCACCTCGCTGTTCCAGCGCATGATCGTCGCCACCGGCGACTCCAACCGCCAGGTGAAGGCGCTGGCCAACAGCGTGCAAGTGAAACTGAAGGAAGCCGGCGTGGACATCGTCGGCAGCGAAGGCCACGAAAGCGGCGAGTGGGTGCTGGTGGACGCCGGCGACGTGGTGGTGCACGTGATGCTGCCCGCCGTGCGCGACTACTACGACATCGAGGCGCTGTGGGGCGGCCAGAAGCCCAGCTTCGCCGCGGGCCACGGCAAGCCGTGGTCTGCCGTCTAA
- the rlmH gene encoding 23S rRNA (pseudouridine(1915)-N(3))-methyltransferase RlmH, with translation MKITILAVGTKMPRWVDEAYSDYAKRFGRDITLELKEIKPEKRGGGVTAEKGIAAEHERLIAAIPPRARLVVMDERGKNWTSVKLAEGLKDWMAGGDDVVFIIGGADGLSQELKQRADVLLQLSAMTLPHGMVRVMLAEQIYRAYSILNNHPYHRE, from the coding sequence ATGAAGATCACCATACTCGCCGTCGGCACCAAGATGCCGCGCTGGGTCGACGAGGCCTATTCCGACTACGCCAAACGCTTCGGCCGCGACATCACGCTGGAACTGAAAGAAATCAAGCCGGAGAAACGCGGCGGCGGCGTCACCGCCGAGAAGGGCATCGCCGCCGAACACGAGCGGCTGATCGCCGCCATCCCGCCGCGCGCGCGGCTGGTGGTGATGGACGAACGCGGCAAAAACTGGACTTCGGTCAAGCTGGCCGAAGGCCTGAAAGACTGGATGGCCGGCGGCGACGACGTGGTCTTCATCATCGGCGGCGCCGACGGCCTGTCGCAGGAGTTGAAGCAGCGCGCCGACGTACTGCTGCAGTTATCCGCGATGACCTTGCCGCACGGCATGGTGCGCGTGATGCTGGCCGAACAGATCTACCGCGCCTACTCGATACTCAACAACCACCCGTATCACCGCGAGTAG
- a CDS encoding MFS transporter, with protein MCGASTNGYIGTHFIAMCGDYGLTPVRGAGLLAAMGMFDLVGTTLSGWLSDRFAPQALLCVYYGLRGLALLYLPHAFGLEYFYGLPLFTLFYGLDWVATVPPTVKLTTGVFGSEQAPVVFGWIVAGHQLGGAFAALGAGMLRNSLGSYTVATMISGGLCLVAAVLVLRIGRWRAIAAPGRA; from the coding sequence GTGTGCGGCGCCAGCACCAACGGCTATATCGGCACCCACTTCATCGCCATGTGCGGCGACTACGGCCTGACGCCGGTACGCGGCGCCGGCCTGCTGGCGGCGATGGGCATGTTCGACCTAGTGGGCACCACCTTGTCGGGCTGGCTGTCCGACCGCTTCGCGCCGCAAGCGCTGCTATGCGTGTATTACGGCCTGCGCGGGCTGGCTCTGCTTTATCTGCCGCATGCCTTCGGGCTGGAGTATTTCTATGGCCTGCCTTTGTTCACGCTGTTTTACGGCCTGGACTGGGTGGCGACGGTGCCGCCCACGGTGAAGCTGACTACCGGGGTGTTCGGCAGCGAGCAGGCGCCGGTGGTGTTTGGCTGGATCGTCGCGGGCCACCAACTGGGTGGGGCCTTCGCCGCGCTGGGCGCCGGCATGCTGCGCAACAGCCTGGGCAGCTATACCGTGGCGACGATGATTTCCGGCGGCTTGTGCCTGGTTGCCGCGGTGCTGGTGTTGCGTATTGGTCGCTGGCGTGCCATCGCCGCGCCGGGACGCGCCTGA
- a CDS encoding MFS transporter: MNGLRDWTGGRFHYAWIAVGVTFLVMLATAAIRAAPSVMMVPLEQEFGWSRAAISLALSINLALFGLMGPFAAAAMLRFGLRRTVLCALALLAGSVALSSLMRSNWQLQLLWGVMVGCATGATAMTLGASVVNRWFVRHRGLAMGLLTASSATGQLVFLPLMAWLTGQHGWRGAVWLIAGCIVCVWPLVWLLLPERPASLGLRPLGEPVDAPPPAAMHHNPIVIAFGALKTASR, from the coding sequence ATGAACGGTTTGCGCGACTGGACCGGCGGACGGTTTCACTATGCCTGGATCGCCGTCGGCGTCACTTTCCTGGTGATGCTGGCCACTGCGGCCATTCGCGCCGCGCCCAGCGTGATGATGGTGCCGCTGGAGCAAGAGTTCGGCTGGAGCCGCGCCGCCATCTCTTTGGCTTTGTCGATCAATCTGGCCTTGTTCGGCCTGATGGGGCCTTTCGCCGCCGCCGCGATGCTGCGTTTCGGCCTCAGGCGCACCGTGCTGTGCGCCTTGGCGTTGCTGGCCGGCAGCGTGGCCTTGTCCAGCCTGATGCGCAGCAATTGGCAGCTGCAGCTGCTGTGGGGCGTGATGGTCGGCTGCGCCACCGGCGCCACGGCGATGACGCTGGGCGCCTCGGTGGTGAACCGCTGGTTCGTCCGGCATCGCGGTTTGGCCATGGGTTTGCTGACGGCCAGTTCCGCCACCGGCCAGCTGGTGTTCCTGCCGCTGATGGCTTGGTTGACCGGACAGCATGGCTGGCGCGGCGCGGTATGGCTGATCGCCGGCTGCATCGTCTGCGTGTGGCCGCTGGTATGGCTGTTGTTGCCGGAACGGCCGGCCAGCTTGGGTTTGCGGCCGCTGGGCGAGCCGGTCGACGCGCCGCCGCCGGCCGCGATGCATCACAACCCCATCGTTATCGCCTTCGGCGCGTTGAAAACCGCCAGCCGCTAA
- a CDS encoding IS30 family transposase, producing the protein MASHYQQLCAEERACIMQMAAQGQSLRQIARLLRRAPSSISREIRRNSINPTAYDAAAAGRQARQRQRLPRRSRKLLPHNAAFLLVAELLRQGWSPQQIQGRLREHYPEDPAYHVSHETIYAAIYAMPRGELRKELIRCLRQGQDGRRKRSQGEDRRGKLPDMVSIHERPPEAEDRLIPGHWEADLIKGAGNRSAVATLVERSSRLVLLAKMPDASAASALEALTQMLNRIPEPALRKTLTYDQGKEMSRHKELTARTGIQVYFADPHSPWQRGSNENANGLIREYLPKGTDLSVHSQEELDAIAHRLNTRPRAVLGFKMPIEVFAEHLDAVIESRQAVKH; encoded by the coding sequence ATGGCCTCACATTACCAACAACTTTGCGCTGAAGAGCGCGCCTGCATCATGCAGATGGCCGCACAAGGTCAAAGCCTCCGCCAGATCGCTAGGCTGCTGCGGCGCGCGCCCAGCTCCATCAGCCGCGAGATTCGTCGTAATTCGATCAATCCCACCGCTTACGACGCCGCCGCCGCCGGTCGTCAAGCTAGGCAGCGACAGCGCCTCCCTCGGCGTTCTCGCAAGCTCCTGCCGCACAACGCCGCCTTCCTGCTGGTGGCTGAACTCCTGCGCCAAGGCTGGTCTCCGCAACAGATCCAGGGCAGACTGCGTGAACATTATCCTGAAGATCCTGCCTACCACGTGTCACACGAAACCATCTATGCCGCCATTTACGCCATGCCTCGCGGCGAGCTGCGCAAAGAACTGATTCGCTGCCTCCGCCAGGGCCAGGATGGCCGGCGCAAGCGCAGTCAAGGCGAGGATAGACGCGGCAAGCTGCCTGATATGGTCAGCATTCATGAGCGTCCGCCCGAGGCTGAAGATCGGTTGATCCCAGGCCATTGGGAGGCGGACTTGATCAAAGGGGCTGGCAATCGCTCGGCAGTGGCAACGCTGGTGGAGCGCAGCAGCCGGCTGGTGCTGTTGGCCAAAATGCCGGATGCGAGCGCGGCATCTGCGTTGGAGGCATTAACTCAGATGCTGAATCGAATACCGGAGCCCGCCTTGCGCAAAACGCTAACCTACGACCAAGGCAAAGAGATGAGCCGGCACAAAGAGCTGACGGCGCGGACCGGCATTCAAGTCTACTTCGCCGATCCGCACAGCCCCTGGCAGCGTGGCAGCAATGAAAACGCCAACGGCTTGATCCGAGAGTATTTGCCCAAGGGAACAGACTTGTCGGTTCATAGCCAGGAAGAGCTGGATGCGATAGCGCACCGGCTCAACACCCGGCCTCGCGCAGTGCTGGGTTTCAAGATGCCGATCGAGGTGTTTGCTGAACACTTGGACGCTGTGATTGAATCACGACAGGCTGTTAAACATTAA
- a CDS encoding LysR family transcriptional regulator, with translation MASLSDLSVFIAVAEQGSFVGAGRLLGVSASAVGKRISRLEGEMGMRLLQRSTRALALTAEGETVLRRGRSMLAEAEAMRAELERASRLPGGVLRLSLPPIGGVLIEPLAAFQLRYPDIALELDYSERNVDLIEEGFDAVIRVGEEDDSKLRSLSLPGFRRLIVAAPSYLARYGRPDRPEQLAQHRLIHYRSPNSGKLESWPLVGEDLPRALVCNSVHARLDFAVQGQGIACLPDVSIRRELDDGSLRPILNSENGERIALRLLWPSSRGLSARLEAFLGFMRGVFAADGSDRRDEGGVARRNERVALGHLDQQQGSGHERAADF, from the coding sequence TTGGCTTCATTGAGTGATTTATCGGTTTTCATCGCGGTGGCGGAGCAAGGCAGCTTTGTCGGCGCGGGAAGGCTGCTGGGGGTTTCCGCGTCCGCGGTGGGTAAGCGCATCAGCCGCTTGGAAGGGGAAATGGGCATGCGCTTATTGCAGCGCAGCACTCGCGCGCTGGCCCTGACTGCGGAAGGAGAAACGGTATTGCGCCGCGGCCGGAGCATGCTGGCCGAGGCTGAAGCGATGCGCGCGGAGCTGGAGCGCGCCAGCCGCCTGCCGGGAGGCGTATTGCGGCTCAGCCTGCCGCCTATCGGCGGCGTGCTGATCGAGCCTCTGGCGGCGTTCCAGCTGCGCTACCCCGATATCGCGTTGGAGCTGGATTACAGCGAGCGCAATGTCGACCTGATCGAGGAGGGCTTCGATGCGGTGATCCGGGTTGGCGAGGAGGATGACAGTAAGCTGCGCAGCCTGTCGCTGCCGGGGTTTCGCCGGCTGATCGTGGCCGCGCCGAGCTATCTGGCGCGCTATGGCCGCCCTGATCGTCCCGAGCAGTTGGCGCAACATCGGCTGATCCATTACCGCTCGCCCAATAGCGGCAAACTGGAAAGCTGGCCCTTGGTCGGTGAGGATCTGCCGCGCGCGCTGGTGTGCAACAGTGTGCACGCGCGGCTGGATTTCGCCGTGCAGGGGCAGGGCATCGCCTGCCTGCCGGATGTTTCCATCCGCCGCGAGCTGGACGACGGCAGCCTGCGGCCCATATTGAACAGTGAAAACGGCGAGCGCATCGCGCTGCGGCTGCTGTGGCCGTCGTCGCGCGGCTTGTCGGCTAGGCTGGAGGCGTTTTTGGGCTTTATGCGCGGAGTGTTCGCGGCGGATGGATCGGATCGGCGGGATGAGGGTGGCGTCGCACGGCGAAATGAGCGGGTCGCGCTTGGGCATCTTGATCAACAGCAAGGGAGCGGGCATGAGCGAGCTGCTGATTTTTGA
- a CDS encoding MFS transporter — MSSPRLLSPALLTLAVAAFAIGTTEFIIMGLLPIMAGDLHIPKSRAGYLVSAYALGVVASGPVLAGLIARLEKKRALMGLMSIFVAGNLACLLAPSLMPLLLARVLTAFCHASFIGTAAVMAARLAPPGMAGRAMALMFSGMTLANVLGVPAGTLIGQVSRWRASFAAVMALGIVTLLLIGWQVPAQSGSPASAAKPPRLPGVVWFALLCSVLAASSMFAFFTYLLPVLNQISGLPQAYASPVLLLCGMGLVLGGWLGGRLTDWNLSRGLVLTLLLLCASLLGFYLLAEWLGLALLLMATWGSMAFALCMLLQALVIRLAGPAAARASTFNVGAFNLSNALGAWLAGWLLDQGGSLARLSLLAAALAALTLLATLGVLHARAARGMRLASA, encoded by the coding sequence ATGTCTTCCCCCCGCTTACTTAGCCCCGCTCTGTTGACGCTGGCCGTCGCCGCCTTTGCCATCGGCACCACCGAATTCATCATCATGGGTCTGCTGCCCATCATGGCGGGCGATCTGCACATCCCTAAGTCGCGCGCCGGCTATCTGGTATCGGCCTATGCTTTGGGCGTCGTGGCGAGTGGACCGGTATTGGCCGGTCTCATCGCCCGTTTGGAGAAAAAACGCGCGCTGATGGGCTTGATGTCGATTTTCGTCGCCGGCAATCTCGCCTGCCTGCTCGCGCCCAGCCTGATGCCTTTATTGCTGGCGCGGGTGCTGACCGCGTTTTGCCACGCCAGCTTCATCGGCACGGCCGCGGTGATGGCGGCGCGGCTGGCTCCGCCCGGCATGGCCGGGCGGGCGATGGCGCTGATGTTTTCCGGTATGACGCTGGCCAATGTGCTGGGGGTGCCGGCCGGCACGCTGATTGGTCAAGTCAGCCGCTGGCGCGCGTCCTTCGCCGCGGTGATGGCGCTCGGCATCGTCACGCTGTTGCTGATTGGCTGGCAGGTCCCGGCACAGTCCGGCAGCCCGGCAAGCGCTGCCAAACCACCGCGTTTGCCGGGCGTGGTTTGGTTCGCGCTGTTATGCAGTGTGCTCGCCGCCAGCAGCATGTTTGCCTTTTTCACCTATCTGCTGCCCGTGTTGAACCAGATCAGCGGCTTGCCGCAGGCATACGCCAGCCCGGTCTTGCTGTTGTGCGGAATGGGTTTGGTGTTGGGGGGTTGGCTGGGCGGCCGCTTGACCGACTGGAACCTGAGCCGCGGCCTGGTACTGACGTTGCTGCTGCTATGCGCCAGCCTGCTCGGCTTTTATCTGCTCGCCGAGTGGCTAGGCCTGGCCCTGCTGCTGATGGCGACATGGGGAAGCATGGCGTTTGCCTTGTGCATGTTGTTGCAGGCGCTGGTCATCCGTCTGGCGGGGCCGGCCGCCGCCCGCGCCTCCACCTTCAATGTCGGCGCCTTCAATCTGAGCAACGCGCTGGGGGCCTGGCTGGCCGGCTGGCTGCTGGATCAAGGCGGGTCGTTGGCGCGGCTCAGCCTACTCGCCGCGGCGCTGGCGGCCTTGACCTTGCTGGCTACGCTTGGAGTACTGCATGCTCGCGCCGCTCGAGGCATGCGCCTCGCCAGTGCGTAA
- the holA gene encoding DNA polymerase III subunit delta: MPSLSPDALSAALGKGLAPLYLVHGEEALLALEAADAVRRAAQAAGYQEREVLTVEAGFDWSQLTDSMSSVSLFASLKLLEIRIPGGKPGTEGAEALQRLAAQPPQDTLTLITLPKLDKAQQQSKWFTALDKAAQVVEARPVSRGELPAWINRRLKAQGQQLGPEALAFFVDRVEGNLLAARQEVDKLALLYPKGELSLADLQAAVANVARFDVFQLSESWLAGDTPRLTRMLDGLMAEGEAPVLVLWSLAEDVRMLLKLRQGLKDGRQPRDMARELRLWGEKQKLAEPALRRIGPRKLMDALSECARIDRQIKGVEPGEPWQTMRALATRLAA; the protein is encoded by the coding sequence ATGCCGTCCCTCAGCCCTGACGCGCTGAGCGCGGCGCTGGGCAAGGGCCTGGCGCCGCTGTATCTGGTGCATGGCGAGGAGGCCCTGTTGGCGCTGGAGGCTGCCGACGCCGTGCGCCGCGCCGCGCAGGCGGCCGGCTACCAGGAACGCGAGGTGCTGACGGTGGAGGCCGGTTTCGACTGGTCGCAGCTCACGGACTCCATGTCCAGCGTGTCGCTGTTCGCCTCGCTGAAACTGCTGGAAATCCGCATTCCCGGCGGCAAGCCGGGCACGGAAGGCGCGGAGGCCTTGCAGCGCCTGGCCGCCCAGCCGCCGCAGGACACCCTCACCCTGATCACGCTGCCCAAGCTGGACAAGGCGCAGCAGCAGAGCAAGTGGTTCACCGCGCTGGACAAGGCGGCGCAAGTGGTGGAGGCGCGGCCGGTCAGCCGCGGCGAGCTGCCGGCCTGGATCAACCGTCGACTGAAGGCGCAAGGCCAGCAGCTGGGGCCGGAGGCGCTGGCGTTCTTCGTCGACCGGGTGGAGGGCAATCTGTTGGCCGCGCGCCAGGAGGTGGACAAGCTGGCGCTGCTCTACCCCAAGGGCGAGCTGAGCCTGGCCGACTTGCAGGCCGCGGTGGCGAATGTGGCGCGCTTCGACGTGTTCCAGCTGTCCGAATCCTGGCTGGCCGGCGACACGCCGCGCCTGACGCGGATGTTGGACGGGCTGATGGCCGAGGGCGAAGCGCCGGTGCTGGTGTTGTGGTCCTTGGCGGAGGATGTGCGCATGCTGCTGAAGCTGCGCCAAGGCCTGAAAGACGGCCGCCAGCCGCGGGATATGGCGCGCGAGCTGAGGCTGTGGGGTGAGAAGCAGAAGCTGGCGGAGCCGGCGCTGCGCCGCATCGGCCCGCGCAAACTGATGGACGCTTTGTCCGAATGCGCGCGCATCGACCGCCAGATCAAGGGCGTGGAGCCGGGCGAGCCCTGGCAGACCATGCGGGCGCTGGCCACCCGGCTGGCCGCCTGA